The Halobellus sp. MBLA0158 genome has a window encoding:
- a CDS encoding urease accessory protein UreD translates to MAAETTAEADDREAAGREDATGDAPAGADSDRDDAALHPAFEAYADETVPSVGVGAPGKTGKLDLSFAVTDGTTRLVRDYARVPFHVSGTLGHDPHPRGEAVYVQSPSGGIAQGDRHDVSIRAGEGAVAHVSTGSSTKVLSMDANYGGVAVDLQVDKGGHLEYVPEPLILHADARYCQRLSVDLAPGASAVVGEVVVPGRLARGERFAFDRFASRLRARREGRLLVADDAHLCPAEGDPTEPGVLGEYAVYGTLFVLAPDLAADDAMPSLASFADALHAAAVDADGTDSTSGTVADSDADAETDTDVAAGATALPNDAGVAIRALGHRTDAVVASLRAAWSEARTELVGADVPPRRKN, encoded by the coding sequence ATGGCCGCCGAGACGACAGCCGAGGCCGACGACCGCGAGGCGGCGGGGCGCGAAGACGCGACGGGCGACGCTCCGGCCGGCGCCGACTCCGACCGCGACGACGCGGCGCTCCACCCGGCGTTTGAGGCCTACGCGGACGAGACGGTCCCCTCGGTCGGCGTCGGCGCGCCGGGCAAAACGGGGAAACTGGACCTCTCCTTCGCCGTCACCGACGGGACGACGCGGCTCGTCCGCGACTACGCGCGGGTCCCGTTCCACGTCTCGGGCACCCTCGGACACGATCCCCATCCGCGCGGCGAGGCGGTCTACGTCCAGTCGCCCTCCGGCGGCATCGCCCAGGGCGACCGCCACGACGTGTCGATCCGCGCGGGCGAGGGCGCCGTCGCGCACGTCTCCACCGGGAGCTCGACGAAGGTGCTCTCGATGGACGCGAACTACGGCGGCGTCGCGGTCGACCTCCAGGTCGACAAAGGCGGCCACCTGGAGTACGTCCCCGAGCCGCTGATCCTCCACGCCGACGCGCGCTACTGCCAGCGGCTCTCGGTCGACCTCGCGCCCGGCGCCAGCGCCGTCGTCGGCGAGGTCGTCGTCCCCGGCCGCCTCGCCCGCGGCGAGCGCTTCGCCTTCGATCGGTTCGCCTCGCGGCTCCGGGCCCGCCGCGAGGGTCGCCTCCTCGTCGCCGACGACGCGCACCTCTGTCCCGCCGAGGGCGACCCCACCGAACCGGGCGTCCTCGGGGAGTACGCGGTGTACGGCACGCTCTTCGTCCTCGCGCCGGATCTCGCTGCCGACGACGCGATGCCGTCGCTGGCGTCGTTCGCCGACGCGCTCCACGCCGCGGCCGTCGACGCGGATGGGACGGATTCGACCTCCGGTACCGTCGCCGATTCCGACGCGGACGCGGAGACCGATACCGACGTCGCGGCCGGCGCGACCGCGCTCCCGAACGACGCCGGCGTCGCGATCCGCGCGCTCGGCCACCGCACGGACGCCGTCGTCGCGTCGCTGCGGGCGGCCTGGAGCGAAGCCCGGACCGAACTCGTCGGCGCGGACGTCCCGCCGCGGAGGAAGAACTGA
- a CDS encoding urease subunit beta codes for MAEDGVTPGEVRPGDGTVEINEGRETTTVDVANTGDRPVQVGSHFHFFEANAALEFDRRAAFGKRLNVPAGTAKRFEPGDRTTVELVEIGGKRRAVGMNDLVDGTVTEGEDEAVARARETGFGDTGGDES; via the coding sequence GTGGCTGAGGACGGCGTCACGCCGGGCGAGGTCCGGCCGGGCGACGGCACCGTCGAGATCAACGAGGGACGCGAGACGACGACCGTCGACGTCGCGAACACGGGCGACCGGCCCGTCCAGGTCGGCTCGCACTTCCACTTCTTCGAGGCCAACGCGGCCCTGGAGTTCGATCGCCGGGCGGCGTTCGGCAAGCGCCTGAACGTCCCCGCGGGCACGGCGAAGCGCTTCGAGCCGGGCGACAGGACGACCGTCGAGTTGGTCGAGATCGGCGGCAAGCGCCGCGCGGTCGGGATGAACGACCTCGTCGACGGCACCGTGACCGAGGGCGAAGACGAGGCCGTCGCCCGCGCTCGCGAGACCGGCTTCGGCGACACGGGAGGCGACGAGTCGTGA
- a CDS encoding HoxN/HupN/NixA family nickel/cobalt transporter, protein MSGAVYGAMATAAVLGATHAVEPDHVAGISSLTSRYGDSRLSALAGACFSLGHVALVVCWLGVGYLLLGRTSFPAVLDAVGTVGVVALLGALGIGTAWSGLRSLRRGRDHDHGEGAHDHDGAHSHFHVHGRWGHTHAHARTDHDHGVRTYLRTGLVGALFTLSPPMSMILFASTLFPAHGADVVALSVGAYAVAIVGTMSLVGAGVGTLFGLVSVDARTAGIARTLAGVLITAVAAWVGLGLF, encoded by the coding sequence ATGAGCGGGGCGGTCTACGGAGCGATGGCGACCGCCGCCGTCCTCGGGGCGACCCACGCGGTCGAGCCGGATCACGTGGCCGGCATCTCCTCGCTCACGAGCCGCTACGGCGACTCCCGGCTCTCGGCGCTGGCGGGCGCGTGCTTCAGCCTCGGGCACGTCGCGCTCGTCGTCTGCTGGCTCGGCGTCGGCTATCTCCTCCTGGGACGGACCTCCTTCCCCGCCGTCCTCGACGCCGTCGGCACGGTCGGCGTGGTGGCCCTGCTCGGCGCGCTCGGGATCGGGACGGCCTGGAGCGGGCTCCGCTCGCTGCGTCGCGGCCGCGACCACGACCACGGCGAGGGGGCACACGACCACGACGGCGCCCACAGCCACTTCCACGTCCACGGGCGCTGGGGACACACCCACGCCCACGCCCGGACCGACCACGACCACGGCGTCCGAACGTACCTCCGGACGGGCCTGGTCGGCGCGCTCTTTACGCTCTCGCCGCCGATGTCGATGATACTCTTCGCGTCGACCCTGTTTCCCGCGCACGGCGCCGACGTCGTCGCGCTCTCGGTCGGCGCCTACGCCGTCGCGATCGTCGGCACGATGAGCCTCGTCGGCGCCGGCGTCGGGACGCTCTTCGGACTCGTGAGCGTCGACGCCCGGACCGCAGGGATCGCGCGGACGCTCGCCGGCGTGCTGATCACCGCCGTCGCGGCGTGGGTGGGGCTCGGGCTGTTCTAA
- a CDS encoding urease subunit gamma, translated as MNLTPKDEERLTVFMVAELARRRKERGVVLNHPETIAYISDWMFERAREGWTVAEIRAEATQLLGQEDVMDGVPSMIDRIQVEPVFPDGTKLVTVHDPIRSDTVRNPSTDGGRPAGGGDVDADSPTDSSTDATDADPGGDAA; from the coding sequence ATGAATCTCACACCCAAGGACGAAGAGCGGCTGACGGTCTTTATGGTCGCAGAGCTCGCGCGCCGCCGCAAGGAGCGCGGCGTCGTGCTGAATCACCCCGAGACGATCGCGTACATCTCCGATTGGATGTTCGAGCGCGCCCGCGAGGGCTGGACCGTCGCGGAGATCCGCGCGGAGGCGACCCAACTGCTGGGCCAGGAGGACGTGATGGACGGCGTGCCGTCGATGATCGACCGGATCCAGGTCGAGCCGGTCTTCCCCGACGGGACCAAGCTGGTGACGGTCCACGACCCCATCCGGAGCGACACCGTCCGCAATCCGAGCACCGACGGCGGTCGACCCGCGGGCGGCGGCGACGTCGACGCCGACTCCCCCACTGACTCCTCCACCGACGCTACCGACGCCGACCCGGGAGGTGACGCCGCGTGA
- a CDS encoding urease accessory protein UreF, whose amino-acid sequence MSEPALAAFRLADSALPVGTDSVSYAVEQFAAADRIDDADDLRALLASYLRRQIGPGDLVALRHAHAAAADGDLAGVVAADRRLTATTTPAEFRESSERTGERLLALQTEVGDDDLLDAYASRVGEDDADAPGNYAVALGAVAAREGVPVREACLLACHEFVTGLLQAAQRLIGISHTDLQGVLDDLAPAIEAAIDDSAGRSLAEMAPFAPLVDVLSAEHERADRRLFLS is encoded by the coding sequence ATGAGTGAGCCTGCGCTCGCGGCGTTCCGCCTCGCGGACTCGGCGCTCCCGGTCGGCACCGACAGCGTCTCCTACGCGGTCGAGCAGTTCGCGGCCGCCGACCGGATCGACGACGCCGACGACCTCCGAGCGCTCCTCGCATCGTACCTCCGGCGACAGATCGGTCCCGGCGACCTGGTCGCGCTCCGGCACGCCCACGCGGCCGCCGCCGACGGGGACCTCGCGGGCGTCGTCGCGGCCGACCGCCGGCTGACGGCGACGACGACGCCCGCGGAGTTCCGCGAGTCGAGCGAGCGGACCGGCGAGCGGCTCCTCGCCCTCCAGACCGAGGTCGGCGACGACGACCTGCTTGACGCCTACGCGTCGCGCGTCGGCGAGGACGACGCGGACGCGCCCGGGAATTACGCGGTCGCCCTGGGCGCGGTCGCGGCGCGCGAGGGCGTCCCCGTCCGCGAGGCGTGCCTGCTCGCCTGCCACGAGTTCGTCACCGGCCTGCTCCAGGCGGCCCAGCGGCTGATCGGCATCAGCCACACGGACCTCCAGGGCGTCCTCGACGACCTCGCGCCGGCGATAGAGGCCGCCATCGACGACAGCGCCGGCCGCTCGCTCGCGGAGATGGCGCCGTTCGCGCCGCTCGTCGACGTGCTGTCGGCCGAACACGAGCGCGCCGACCGGCGGCTCTTCCTGAGTTAG
- the ureG gene encoding urease accessory protein UreG, giving the protein MSLTHRDVATVGIGGPVGSGKTSLVSELVPKLRERGLDVGVIANDILTQEDADALRERFAGIVPEDLVAGVETGACPHTGIREDPSMNLAQVDDFLADHLDLDLVLVESGGDNLAATFNPELADYSLYVISVAEGEDIPRKRGPGVVECDLLVINKTDLAPHVGADLDAMKADAEAVRDGPFVTTNCKTGEGVEAVLDHVREGVLFA; this is encoded by the coding sequence GTGAGCCTCACCCACCGCGACGTCGCCACCGTCGGCATCGGCGGCCCCGTCGGCTCGGGGAAGACGTCGCTCGTGAGCGAACTGGTGCCGAAACTCCGCGAGCGCGGCCTCGACGTCGGCGTCATCGCCAACGACATCCTCACCCAGGAGGACGCCGACGCGCTCCGCGAGCGCTTTGCGGGCATCGTCCCCGAGGACCTCGTCGCGGGCGTCGAGACCGGCGCCTGCCCGCACACGGGCATCCGCGAGGATCCCTCGATGAACCTCGCGCAGGTCGACGACTTCCTCGCCGACCACCTGGACCTCGACCTCGTCCTCGTCGAGAGCGGCGGCGACAACCTCGCGGCGACGTTCAACCCCGAACTCGCGGACTACTCCCTATACGTCATCAGCGTCGCCGAGGGCGAGGACATCCCGCGCAAGCGCGGCCCCGGCGTCGTCGAGTGCGACCTGCTCGTGATCAACAAGACGGACCTCGCGCCCCACGTCGGCGCCGACCTCGACGCGATGAAGGCGGACGCGGAGGCGGTCCGCGACGGGCCGTTCGTCACGACGAACTGCAAGACGGGCGAGGGGGTCGAGGCCGTCCTCGACCACGTCCGCGAGGGAGTGCTGTTCGCGTAG
- the ureC gene encoding urease subunit alpha, with protein sequence MTREIDRGDYADLYGPTTGGQVRLGDTELFLEIERDLRTPGDEAVFGGGKTLRDGQGQAPGVTNEEGALDWVLTNAIVLDPVQGVVVADVGIRDGEIAGIGKAGNPETMDGVDMVVGPGTDAYPAEGKIVTPGGLDIHVHFNSGQLVEHALASGITTMLGGGYGGGATTCTPGPRNVEQFLRAAEEWPVNVGFYAKGNASRPGPLREQLEAGACGLKLHEDWGSTPKAIDTALSVADEEDVQVCMHTDTLNEAGFLENTQGAIDGRTIHLFHIEGAGGGHAPDIMAAIGDSNVLPSSTNPSIPYTVNTFDEHLDMVMVCHHLSPDVPEDVAFAESRIRAETIAAEDVLHDEGAISMMTTDSQAMGRMAELICRTWQMASKMKSQRGPLPEDEGSDADNHRIKRYLAKYTINPAISAGIDDYVGSLEPGKLADLVVWDPASFGIKPEITFKGGFPAYSEMGEANGSLMTCEPIKQRPRAGAMGSAVQENTLAFVSPAAAEAGVGEAYDLATDVVPVSGTRTVEKSSMHYNDYCPDEIEIDPETFEVRVDGEVVTCEPAEELPLTQRYML encoded by the coding sequence GTGACGCGCGAGATCGACCGCGGCGACTACGCCGATCTCTACGGCCCGACCACGGGCGGGCAGGTCCGCCTCGGCGACACCGAACTGTTCCTGGAGATCGAACGCGACCTCCGGACGCCCGGCGACGAGGCCGTCTTCGGCGGCGGAAAGACGCTCCGCGACGGCCAGGGCCAGGCGCCGGGCGTCACGAACGAGGAGGGCGCCCTCGACTGGGTGCTGACGAACGCGATCGTCCTCGATCCGGTCCAGGGCGTCGTCGTCGCCGACGTCGGGATCCGCGACGGCGAGATCGCCGGGATCGGGAAAGCAGGAAACCCAGAAACGATGGACGGCGTCGATATGGTGGTCGGCCCCGGCACCGACGCCTACCCCGCGGAGGGGAAGATCGTCACCCCTGGCGGCCTCGACATCCACGTCCACTTCAACTCCGGACAGCTGGTCGAACACGCGCTCGCCTCGGGGATCACGACGATGCTCGGCGGCGGCTACGGCGGCGGCGCGACCACCTGCACGCCCGGGCCGCGAAACGTGGAACAATTCCTGCGCGCCGCCGAGGAGTGGCCGGTGAACGTCGGCTTCTACGCGAAGGGCAACGCCTCCCGACCGGGGCCGCTCCGCGAGCAGCTCGAAGCCGGCGCCTGCGGGCTCAAGCTCCACGAGGACTGGGGCTCGACCCCGAAGGCGATCGATACCGCGCTCTCGGTCGCCGACGAGGAGGACGTCCAGGTGTGTATGCACACAGACACTCTCAACGAGGCGGGCTTCCTGGAGAACACCCAGGGCGCGATCGACGGGCGGACGATCCACCTCTTCCACATCGAGGGCGCCGGCGGCGGCCACGCGCCCGACATTATGGCCGCGATCGGCGACTCGAACGTCCTCCCATCCTCGACGAACCCCTCGATCCCGTACACGGTCAACACCTTCGACGAGCACCTGGACATGGTGATGGTGTGTCACCACCTGAGCCCCGACGTCCCCGAGGACGTCGCGTTCGCGGAGTCGCGGATCCGCGCGGAGACCATCGCCGCCGAGGACGTCCTCCACGACGAGGGCGCCATCTCGATGATGACCACCGACTCCCAGGCGATGGGGCGGATGGCGGAGCTGATCTGTCGGACCTGGCAGATGGCCTCGAAGATGAAGTCCCAGCGCGGCCCGCTCCCCGAGGACGAGGGCAGCGACGCGGACAACCACCGCATCAAGCGCTACCTCGCGAAGTACACGATCAACCCCGCGATATCGGCGGGGATCGACGACTACGTCGGGAGTCTCGAACCCGGGAAGCTCGCGGATCTCGTCGTCTGGGACCCCGCCTCCTTCGGCATCAAGCCCGAGATCACGTTCAAGGGCGGCTTCCCCGCCTACTCCGAGATGGGCGAGGCGAACGGCTCGCTGATGACCTGCGAGCCGATCAAGCAGCGCCCCCGCGCCGGCGCGATGGGCTCGGCGGTCCAGGAGAACACGCTGGCGTTCGTCAGCCCGGCCGCGGCCGAGGCGGGCGTCGGCGAGGCGTACGACCTCGCCACCGACGTCGTCCCCGTCTCCGGAACCCGGACGGTCGAGAAGTCGTCGATGCACTACAACGACTACTGCCCCGACGAGATCGAGATCGACCCCGAGACCTTCGAGGTCCGGGTCGACGGCGAGGTCGTCACCTGCGAGCCGGCCGAGGAACTGCCACTCACCCAGCGGTATATGCTCTGA
- the uvrB gene encoding excinuclease ABC subunit UvrB — MSDTSGSSPLAPDRPAAERAFRVDAPFDPAGDQPDAIEQLVEGFESGMTKQTLLGVTGSGKTNTVSWAVEELQQPTLVIAHNKTLAAQLYEEFRNLFPDNAVEYFVSYYDYYQPEAYVEQTDTYIDKDMSINEEIDRLRHSATRSLLTRDDVIVVASVSAIYGLGDPANYTEMALRIERGDRLDRDDLLSKLVDLNYERNDVDFQQGTFRVRGDTVEVYPMYGRYAVRIEFWGDEIDRLTKLDPLNGEVVSEEPAVLVHPAEHYSIPDERLEDAIDEIEELMHERVSYFERQGDLVAAQRIEERTTFDIEMLRETGHCSGIENYSVHLSDRESGEPPYTLLDYFPDDFLTVVDESHQTLPQIRGQFAGDKSRKDSLVENGFRLPTAYDNRPLTFEEFEEKTDRTLYVSATPGDYEREHSEQIVEQIVRPTHLVDPEIEVEDATGQVDDLMDRIDERIERDERVLVTTLTKRMAEDLTEFLEESGVDVAYMHDETDTLERHELVRDLRLGNIDVLVGINLLREGLDIPEVSLVAILDADQEGFLRSETTLVQTMGRAARNVEGQVVLYADDTTDAMESAIEETRRRRRIQREYNEEHGFEPQTIEKEIGEANLPGSGGSGSASPDEDPGDEEEARERIAYLEERMQEAADNLEFELAADIRDRIRDLRQEFGIVDDEPDEGVDPGDDPLDPVPAEDPVDGVPAGDEPVDVTPGREDADED, encoded by the coding sequence ATGAGCGACACCTCCGGATCGAGTCCGCTCGCGCCCGACAGGCCGGCAGCCGAGCGGGCGTTCCGCGTCGACGCGCCGTTCGATCCCGCGGGCGACCAGCCCGACGCCATCGAGCAGCTGGTCGAGGGCTTCGAGTCCGGGATGACAAAGCAGACCCTGCTCGGCGTCACGGGATCGGGGAAGACCAACACCGTCTCGTGGGCCGTCGAGGAGCTCCAACAGCCCACGCTGGTGATCGCCCACAACAAGACCCTCGCCGCGCAGCTGTACGAGGAGTTCCGAAATCTGTTCCCCGACAACGCGGTCGAGTACTTCGTCTCCTACTACGACTACTACCAGCCGGAGGCCTACGTCGAGCAGACCGACACCTACATCGACAAGGATATGTCGATCAACGAGGAGATCGACCGGCTCCGCCACTCGGCGACGCGGTCGCTCCTCACCCGCGACGACGTCATCGTCGTCGCCTCGGTCTCGGCGATCTACGGCCTCGGCGACCCGGCGAACTACACGGAGATGGCGCTCCGGATCGAGCGCGGCGACCGGCTCGACCGCGACGACCTCCTCTCCAAACTGGTGGACCTGAACTACGAGCGCAACGACGTCGACTTCCAGCAGGGCACCTTCCGCGTCCGGGGCGACACCGTCGAGGTGTACCCGATGTACGGCCGCTACGCCGTCCGCATCGAGTTCTGGGGCGACGAGATCGACCGCCTCACGAAGCTCGATCCCCTGAACGGCGAGGTCGTCTCCGAGGAGCCCGCCGTCCTGGTCCACCCGGCCGAGCACTACTCGATCCCCGACGAGCGACTGGAGGACGCGATCGACGAGATCGAGGAGCTGATGCACGAGCGCGTGAGCTACTTCGAGCGCCAGGGCGACCTCGTCGCCGCCCAGCGCATCGAGGAGCGCACGACCTTCGACATCGAGATGCTCCGGGAGACGGGCCACTGCTCGGGCATCGAGAACTACTCGGTCCACCTCTCCGACCGGGAGTCCGGCGAGCCGCCCTACACCCTCCTCGATTACTTCCCCGACGACTTCCTCACCGTCGTCGACGAGTCCCACCAGACGCTCCCCCAGATCCGCGGGCAGTTCGCGGGCGACAAGTCCCGGAAGGACTCCCTGGTCGAGAACGGCTTCCGGCTCCCCACCGCCTACGACAACCGCCCGCTCACCTTCGAGGAGTTCGAGGAGAAGACCGACCGGACGCTGTACGTCTCGGCGACGCCCGGCGACTACGAGCGCGAGCACTCCGAGCAGATCGTCGAGCAGATCGTCCGGCCGACCCACTTGGTCGACCCCGAGATCGAGGTCGAAGACGCCACCGGTCAGGTCGACGACCTGATGGACCGCATCGACGAACGGATCGAGCGCGACGAGCGCGTGCTCGTCACGACGCTCACGAAGCGGATGGCCGAGGACCTCACGGAGTTCCTCGAAGAGTCGGGCGTCGACGTCGCGTACATGCACGACGAGACCGACACGCTGGAGCGCCACGAGCTGGTGCGGGACCTGCGGCTCGGAAACATCGACGTGCTCGTCGGCATCAATCTCCTGCGGGAGGGGCTGGACATCCCCGAGGTCTCGCTTGTCGCCATCCTCGACGCCGACCAGGAGGGCTTCCTCCGCTCGGAGACGACGCTCGTCCAGACGATGGGCCGGGCGGCGCGGAACGTCGAGGGCCAGGTCGTCCTCTATGCCGACGACACGACCGACGCGATGGAGTCGGCGATCGAGGAGACGCGTCGCCGCCGGCGGATCCAGCGGGAGTACAACGAGGAACACGGATTCGAGCCGCAGACGATCGAAAAGGAAATCGGCGAGGCGAACCTCCCCGGCAGCGGCGGCAGCGGGTCGGCCTCGCCGGACGAGGATCCCGGAGACGAAGAGGAAGCCCGCGAGCGGATCGCCTACCTCGAAGAGCGGATGCAGGAGGCGGCCGACAACCTCGAATTCGAGTTGGCCGCGGACATCCGCGACCGCATCCGCGACCTCCGCCAGGAGTTCGGAATCGTCGACGACGAACCGGACGAGGGCGTCGACCCCGGCGACGACCCGCTGGACCCAGTCCCCGCGGAGGACCCCGTCGACGGCGTGCCCGCGGGCGACGAGCCAGTCGATGTCACGCCGGGGCGTGAAGACGCCGATGAGGACTGA
- a CDS encoding urease accessory protein UreE — protein sequence MRLADTYLGHRDEVRPDPDAALSVTLSDEERRRSRVRTETDSGEDIGIVVGETLADGDVLATDEGRPVLVSLASTTALVVDLADAVDADLTDALALGHAAGNRHWDLAVDGPRAYFPVTEDHERMEGEIRPLLPAGASIGYEDVSPALFDGDAPGTIATPDHSHSGAEAGHGHSHGGSRGHDHEHGHGDRAHGHDHSHGDHDHAHARDSPTDAEIEEAADE from the coding sequence ATGCGGCTCGCCGACACCTACCTCGGCCACCGCGACGAGGTGCGGCCCGACCCCGACGCCGCGCTCTCGGTGACGCTCTCGGACGAGGAGCGCCGCCGGTCGCGCGTCCGGACCGAGACCGATTCGGGGGAAGACATCGGCATCGTCGTCGGCGAGACGCTCGCGGACGGCGACGTGCTCGCGACCGACGAGGGCCGGCCGGTGCTCGTCTCCCTGGCGTCGACGACCGCGCTCGTCGTCGATCTCGCCGACGCCGTCGACGCCGACCTGACCGACGCGCTGGCGCTCGGCCACGCGGCCGGCAACCGCCACTGGGACCTCGCGGTCGACGGCCCGCGCGCGTACTTCCCCGTCACCGAGGACCACGAGCGGATGGAGGGCGAGATCCGACCGCTCCTCCCCGCGGGGGCCTCAATCGGCTACGAGGACGTCTCGCCCGCGCTGTTCGACGGCGACGCGCCCGGCACGATCGCGACGCCGGACCACTCGCATTCGGGGGCCGAGGCCGGACACGGGCACAGTCACGGTGGGAGCCGCGGCCACGACCACGAACACGGTCACGGCGATCGGGCTCACGGGCACGATCACAGCCACGGCGACCACGATCACGCGCACGCTCGCGACTCGCCGACCGACGCCGAAATCGAGGAGGCCGCCGATGAGTGA